A region from the Simiduia sp. 21SJ11W-1 genome encodes:
- a CDS encoding GlxA family transcriptional regulator has product MLTIGIYLFDQAELLDFAGPLEVFTTANRLHEQQTKSSLLRVITLSASGEPVRCRAGLHITPDTSLADCPALDVFIVPGGRVEAERDNPALNAWLIAQRPHISTLASICNGAFILAGAGLLDNLSVTTHWEDAAQLAREFSQVNVQPEHRFIDHGHTFTTAGVAAGIDACLHWVASNCSTPLATATARQMDYPWAAHASHEEEIL; this is encoded by the coding sequence ATGCTAACAATCGGCATTTACCTTTTTGACCAAGCAGAGCTGTTAGACTTTGCAGGCCCGCTGGAGGTATTTACCACCGCCAACCGACTGCATGAACAACAAACAAAGTCTAGCCTACTGCGGGTGATCACCCTAAGCGCATCCGGCGAGCCTGTGCGCTGCCGTGCAGGCCTTCACATCACACCCGACACCTCACTGGCAGACTGCCCGGCACTCGATGTATTTATTGTGCCCGGTGGGCGAGTGGAGGCCGAGCGCGACAACCCGGCACTTAACGCATGGTTGATTGCCCAACGCCCGCATATCAGCACCTTAGCCAGCATCTGTAACGGCGCCTTTATTTTGGCAGGCGCAGGCTTGCTGGATAACCTGAGCGTAACCACACATTGGGAAGATGCCGCGCAGCTGGCGCGCGAATTCAGCCAAGTTAACGTTCAACCAGAACACCGCTTTATTGACCATGGCCATACCTTTACAACCGCAGGTGTGGCCGCAGGTATCGATGCCTGCCTGCACTGGGTGGCAAGCAATTGCTCAACGCCGCTGGCCACCGCTACCGCCCGACAAATGGATTACCCCTGGGCGGCTCACGCATCCCATGAGGAAGAAATATTATGA